The window AGACAAGGGCAGCATTGTTAACCGTGCCAATGATACCTCCTCATACATAGTTTCAGCAGGACTCCAGCTGAATGAAAGCCAGCATTTGGTCAATAGCAATAATGGCCACTGCAGGTGCTAAATTTGGGCAAATTCCATAGGACTGGGTTCTCCCGTTGCATATACAAAAAATATCACCGGCGAAGCACTTGTCTGTTGCTACACAGCGAGCCCCACAAGATCCAAAAAACCCCAGAACACCCATTCCACGCATCGCGCCCTCTCGTCCCCTATCTGATCCAGCAAAACGTCGACAAATTCGTGAGACGTCAGAACCATTCCTCGCAGGACGGCATCAAATATCGCCAATCCTAAATTGAGAAAAGAGATGGGTTGAGTTGTAAAAATGAGCAAAAGGCGCACGATCGTGAGTGAGAGCTcagaggagaggagaaaCATATTTGAGCGGGAAAAGACTCCAAGATGAGCCAAAGAAGATAAAATATTGAAGCCAGCTGCGCTGAAGAGGCGAATCACGAAGAGGGCAAATAACACCATCTGAGCTGCTTTGCCCAATCCCATATACTTTTTCTTCAGGACGACGTCGTTCCTGACAGTCTGTACTCGAGGAGCACCTTCCAAGCCGTTATCCAAGCCCCACCCAGCAAGGAGATTTTCTAGACCAGTTTCTTCCTGAGCAGCACGGGGGAACATGCGCTGCTTATTTATCGCAAAACTGTCCCAATCGGCCTTTTTAGGATGTAAGGCAATatcgtcctcatcatctACAGATGTCCATCCAGGGGGACGAGAAACTCCAGTTTCGCTAACGATCGGCGATGGTTCCCAATCCATGGGCTCGGGTTCCAGTTCTTCAACAGGACGTTGAAGAGATGGTTGGCCAAAAACAGGATTGGGAGAGGTAGTTTGGGATTGCTGCATTTGGAATGAGAGGTTGTGCAGACCATCAAGTTGAGAGGAGTTTTCAGCCACAGGATCTGTTTGACGAGAGGCGATTACGGGTACAGGTCGCACTAGTCTGATGGGTACTACCGGTCCCGGCTCTTGGGCGTAGTAGAAGAGGATAAAAAACAACTGCCATGATCTCAGTAGCCATCTTAACATTTCTCAAGGTCAGCTCACCAGCGTTTCCACGGTCAGCAGTGTCCACCCAATGATCAGCGGGATGGGCCGCGCATGTTCATTGCTATGTCTTGTTGCGTACAAAAGACAGAAAAAGGCGATAAGCCGCgttgaaagggaaacaATCATTGGGGACGTCTATACTTGCACGTTAGATATTTTGATCGCCCAATTAACAAACAGAGGCGCCCACCTTGGAAGCACGCTTTTTTTCGGCTTTATTTTTCACGTGATTCTTCAAGCAGTAAGACCAGAAATCAGAAAGGACCCATAGTAGCATGGCGAGGTTACAGATTGTGAACGTCATGATGAGCAAAGGTGGAAAAAACTCCCTCATGTCCGCTTCGCCTCCGTTCATATACCAGTTCCAGCCTGCAATACATGTTAGCATATACTTAAATCCACGCAACTGTCAACAGGTCACCCTTACACATTGTCTGCTGCGAAAGGCCAGAAAGCCAAGTGAGGATCCATAACGCGCACTTTGTCCTCCAGTGACGTCTGCCTAACTCTGGAACGGCCACTTCGGGATCACCCTTGGTAATCTTCTTCCCACGAGTTAAAGCCGATCCCCAGGCTTCCATTTGCGCTCGATGATCAGATCTACGGAGGGCGTCCTCCACTGCAGGTTGACAGTTGGAGCAAACAGGGGGATAGCGAGCATGAAGGGAGGAAAGGTAGTCAGGGTAGTTGGCGTAGAGAGTAGGATAAGAAGGATCCTACACAGGAAGATTCAGATTTAAACATAAAGGAAAGCTGTTTGATAAAGAACTTACGTCCTCATCTGGCAGATAATTGGCCAACATGTTCATAATCAGCGTTTGGTTCGTCAGGCAATTTCGACAGAACGGCGAAGTTGAGGATGATGCGGTCGGTAGATGGTTTGACGAAGGTTGTGCTTGTGATTTGAGCATGTCAATAGATTGAACATATGGCTGTAATCTATTAACCTACCTCGCAGGGCAAAGGACTTGGAGTTGAACGTCGAGTTGTGCATGGCTGGAAAATCAGACATCATCTCCCCGGTCTGTTGCCAGTGTCAGAAGCTATTGTCCGGGAGACCAAAAGGGAAGAATACACACATTGTCACGTATATTCCAGCATCCACATCTCTCACACTGCCAATTCCACTTGGTACCAGGTTCTGCAATGCGTCCTTTGCCCTTTCTGTTGGACGAGGTGGGCGGTGACGGGGCATGAGGACGAgggggaaggagagagggagagaggCAAAAGAAGCACTGTACTGACTGTGGGCGATTGGACGGGCGGAGGAAGGGCATGTGCAAATAGGGAAAGAATAGAGGGAGAGAAAGTGGAACGAAAGCTGAACCGAATGAAATGTAGCAGCGTAAGTAATATACGATCTGATAAGCGAGTAATAATGAACCTCTTTCTCGCGTCTTTCTTCCGTCCGCATCTCCTCGACATCATCTATACAACATCCATGAGCGCAGATAGCTACAACGTCAAAATCACCTCTGGTGTTCTCGTCACCTGGTAGATTGCTGCTCCTCCTTACTCCTCCCAGTCTGCGCTAACCAATCCCCTATAGCGATTCTGCCGCAAAGCAGATCTTGCTGCATTTGGACTCTATGAGGGACGGTCCCGACAAGTTTGTCATTCGTGACGGTCAGTCAACAGTGCCGTTTTTAAATGATACAAAAGACTCATACGTACACATACTGCCCCAGTTGACGAGAACCGTGTGATGGTCAAAAAGGAATGCGTTGAAATGATCAAAGACGAGCTACAAAACGAGGTATGTGCTATTTTCATTTTCTAAACTTGATATATACATCCCGGAAAGATGCTCGCAATACTAATTTTACATTGTAGCTGGAGAAAAATACATATATTCAGGACCCTAACATATGAGGCCCcgccccccccccccccccccggGCTCCTTTCCATTCAACAGCTTCACCTGTAATGTTCCAATAACGCCATAGTCTGCCACCTCGTTCTCTCCAAACGGCAGAGGTATACACGCCCCTTTTTCATGGAGCAGCCCAATACTAGTGACCGCCGGCAATGTGATTTAAAAGCTCGGCGGCGGTCGCTGTAGAGTTGTATGTAACAGCCTCGGAAGATGGGGTTCGAGCTTGTGTTTCGATATCAAGAGGGGGTTGTTCGGTATCGAGAGGGGGTTGTTGGTCCGACTGTGATGAGGGTGGTGGGATGGGGTGAGGTTGCTCGGCAGTATTATCGATAGTTGGGCGTGCGGGAATACGGAGGATAATTTTGGGTAGTAAAGCCGTCGTCGTGGTCGTGGTCGTTGGAGTTTGTGATAAAGGCGGGGACGACTGGGACTTGAATTCGTGTTCCGGTACCGGTGTGGATGCATGCTCTTCCAGAGACATTTTTGTAATGTCTTTGACAGCTTCTTCAATCCAGTCTCCcatttctttttctctccttACACTCTTTTCCAACGAAGATTGTGTTGTTTCGAGCGTTTTATCCGTTAATGGTGTATAGTTGTGCGAAGGAGCTACTGTGTTAGTTTCTGGCTCCACAGAGGATGTATCTGTGGGAATGGGGTGCGAGGATGTCTTGAGCTTGGATGTTGCCGGTGTCCCCACCACCGCCGCTACCGCCCTTCCCTTGCCCCTTTTCGCCCCACCGGAACCAGGTGTACTCTCTACACTCGCTCTACCAGCCTCATCCGCCCTTCTTCTATCGCGCAAGGTCATTCTTGTCCCCATGGGCGTATTTGTAGCTGTACTTGCGACTGACTCTGTTGAAGTCACCCCTTCAAAATGGGCAAGGAGAGAGTGTGTTCGAGAGAGATGGGGTTGTGTGGCAAACTCTGCTGGAAGAGGGGCAAGTTTacctcctctcttctttttcgTTGCCTTTTCCAACTAAAAAATCACTCCCGTCAGTGTTTCATCCTGAAAGCATGTAAAGACTCACATTAATCAGCTCTCTTTCTGTCCACCACTCATCACATCCTTCAGGCAACGACCCTCTCATTCCCACAATATGACCCATGGCCGCACTTGTCAAAGCGCGATCGCTGTAACCGCCTTCTAAAACGGAGACAACCTTGCCCTCGGTGTACTTGTCCGCAAAAGCTGCAATATCACGCGTATACCTTGAATAGAACGAAACCTTGTTTGTCATCAGCTTTTTACAATATATATATGAAGTGGATCATGATTATCACGCAGACTCACGGGTACTCGTCGATCATGCCGCTGCATTCCTTGATGTTCCCATTCACAAGCATCGAATCCTGCACTTATGAAAACAATCGTTCTCTCTGGGTTCGCTTCAGTCTCTTCCATAAATACCTTGGCCTTGTCCAAGAGCGCAAGATAGAGAGGATAGATTCGTTCGTAGAAATCGGCTTCAGAGGTGTATGGTTTAAGATGGATATTTTCGCTGAAAGAGGTGAAGGTAAGCTCGATAGTCCGCTGAGAGACAAATCGAAACAGAGAAtttgaggaagaaaacaCACATGTATTGTCCATGAGCAGcgagagagatggaggcGTCTCGAATGAGATCAAGATCGCCATCCTGACACAATGCACTTTGAGCGACTCATCCAGTTATGTTTGATTAACTGACATACCTCGCAAGGATAGCTATACTACCATATCCGGTAAGCACGATCTACAATCCTTCTAAACAACTCACAATATCATGCACTGATCCATAGAACCCCTtccaacctcttcttcttctccctccttgTCCAATGATCGGTGGCTTTCCCGCCTTGACCTGGATATCATCCGCATAGGAAGCCGCGTTGAGAGGCATAACGAGCGCTTGCGTGCCGTTACCGTGGTGCAGATCGAAATCAATGATGATTGCGCGATCAATGTCGTGTTGGAGGTAGCCTAACACACGATCAGTCTGGGACACCAAAGAAATTTAGTTATTGGAATATACCATGCAGGGCGCCAATGACCACGTTGTTGACATAGCAAAACCTAAACAGCTAATGAGATCCTCGTTACAAACCCGCATAGCAGACAAAAGTGCTTACCCAGAGGGTGCATCTTCACCACAGTGATGACCTGGTGGTCTTATCGCACAAAACGCTTTCGTGAACAATGGCCCATCTGCAGGACCTTCCACAGGGGGTGTAGACGGCTCCTCTTCTTTGATGGATACCGGTTTTGGTTTCCGCACTACATGATCTACCGCTTGACAAACTGTTTGAATCTAGTTTTGCGTCAGCTCTCTCAGACGGCAGGATCTTTATGCAGATATTCATTGCATGGAAAAGACCAACTTACAGCGCCCTCGATGGCAATGATACTTCCAGGGCCGAGATAAAGATCTCCAGGGTTCAGTCCCAGTCCCTCTGGTATCTCGCATCCCGTTTGCTTGATCCTGTCCACCGCCCCGTTGGACCACTTGACCAGATCCCTGAGATAGCTGGACGACGGGAAACTTGCGCCAGAAGGGCCTGTGGACGGTGGGCCGATGTATGGAAAAGGGGCGTCGGGGACTGGGGAGTGGGCGAGCTGGACTGCGGGATGGTGCAGGAGGATGTTGCCGGGCGTGGGCGGGAGGGGCGGGGCGGGCACGAGGTGGAGGTGGGCTGTGGGCTGGGCAGGGGATACGAGGGACagggaggagaggaggcTGGCGAGATCGTCTGCAGTGTTGCGCTGCTCGAGCCTGGCGACTGCAGCAGCGACGCCGAGGAGCACTGCGCGGAGTCGCTCTGGACGCTCGAATATGTGGGATGCGTTTGTATGGCGGATGTATCTGTGCTGGAGACACGCCGGCTGCACGTACAGCCCAAGAGGGCACTCGCTGGCGGCCATGGAGGTGGGAGTGGAGGGAGTAGCGAAAGAGTGGAGAGTGCCCTCGAAAACATGTCAACAAATCCCCGCCGCCCCGCGTCTTgcttttcctctttcccttttctcCACTCGGCCATACAACGTCGCACCACACCATCTCTCCACCGCCATGCCTGCCATTCCCCGCCCACACTCCCCCGCACAACCACTGCCAGCTGCAGAACACGCCTCCGACTCGTCCGCGCATGCGCAGGCAGGCAGCCCAGCCGACACAGCCCACCCCGGCCCGCCCGCAGACCAAAAAGTCAAGAAGAAGCGCCTCGGCGTCGATCCGAGTCTCATCATCGCAGAGGGAGGCAGGTCCAAGCGGAGACGTACACCTTCCCCAGACCCCGAGCAGAAAGAACAAGTCAATCTCGATCCCAAAGACTCGGCGAGGGCAAAAGAGCTCGGCATGGTGATCTATGAAAAGATCATGGACTCCAAAACCAAAGAGTGAGTTCAAGCTCTATGTTTCTCTTGCACGGTGCTCAGAAACCACGACAGGGGCGAATCCATGTCCCAACCGTTTGTCAAGCTTCCAAGCAAGGTGAGATGCGACGCGACGCGTTTACTGTTATGACACGAGGCCATTTCACTTATCAACTACTACTTGTTTGCAGAGATCGTTTCCGGACTATTATGAAACCATCAAACATCCGATGAGTCTCGAGATGGTCAAGGCCAAGCTGGATACGCAGGATTACCAGACGCTGAAAGAGGTCGTTGCCGATATTGGCCAGATATTCAACAATGCTAAACGATGTGAGTCATTCGCGCAAATGGCACAGGAATCTGACATGCGATGTAGATAACATGAGAGAGTCTCTGTTATTCCAATGGGCTAAAAAGCTTCATGTATGTACGCTTTGCGACGGTCGTTACATCTATTGATACTGTCTTCCAGAAAATGACCCGACTCTATTACGCCGAAAAGACCAACCCAGGCAAACATGGAGACGAGTCTGAGTCCGACGCTGAAGGCGAACATCACCATGCTCTCATGGCGGGGACAGTGCACGAGCCTGATGCTGCGGATGGTAGTACACATGGCGAAGAGGGAAGCCAGTGGTCCAAGAGGAAAAAGGGACCGTATGCGATCAAGGAAGGGCCAACAGTCTACAAACTGATCAAACCGGTTTTGAAATCAGTCAAAGAGGCCAAATCAAACGAGTAAGTACTTTTGTCATGTTGCCGTGATGCTCGGGGGCAAAGGAACTGATGGGGCCCAAAGTGGGAGTGGAAGGGATATTTCAGCCATCTTTATGGAGCTACCTGATCGAAAAGATATACCCGACTATTACAGGACTATCAAGAACCCCATATCACTGGAAGAAATTGAGGTATGTCCCGCCAGCGCACTCCTAAATGGTTATGCTGATGACATTTGTGCAGACAAAACATGCAGGAAGACGGTACGACTCATGGGAAGAATTCTTTGATGACATGGAACTCATGTGCAACAATGCCATGGAGTACAATGCCGATGGAAGCCAAGTCTTTCAGGATGCTCAGCAGATCATGGTGCGTTTATTGTTTTTCTTCATTGTGCGCGCGCAACTGACCAAGCGTCGACTTGAAGGACATTCTTGCACATCACCGGAAACAAATCCACTACCGTCTAACCCTTCCGCCAGGCGCGAAACCCTCTCGCTCTGGACAGAAGCCATCCAATATCGCCTCCCTCCAAGCTGAAGGCACGCAGCAAGCTACTTACTCGGCTTCTCCTAGTTATTCTCGTTCGCCTGCCGTTGGACATACGCCTTTGCCCATTGCCACACCAAGTCCCATGCCTGGCACTATAGCTCATCACCCATACCCGCCACACTCACATCAGCAACAGCTCCAGCCGCAGTTTCAACAGCCGCAGCACATATCGGCGCCATCTCCCCATTCTATCCAATCTCAAATTTATAGCCCTGTCCCCCACCAGATCCCCCATACACCGACACCGACACCacccaccaccaccaccgccaccgcCACGACTACGTCCACCACCACTTACCTACCTGCTCTCCCTCCAGGAGTGGTCACCGAAGAAGTAGTTGCGTCTCTCGAGCGATACCCATTATACGAACAACAAGCTTGGCAAGCCAGCTTACCGCCGCATGCCTTGTCGATTTTGAGACAGATGGCGACAAACGTCGAGATGCGGAAAAGGGCTGTAGCGGCTGCCGCCATGGCCGGGCAGCAGGGGTATCTCCCGTCCCAGGGGAATGTTCATATGGAGACGTCAAGACCGTCGTTGATACACCAGGCTCAGGTGCAtgctcaagctcaagcACAGGCTCAGGCACAAGCACAAGCCCAGGCGCAAGCGCAGATGCAGGGCCAAGCCCAAGCACAAGCAGCATCCCGCCATCACATCCCTGTCGATAAACCACCCCCCTCACCGCCTGTCATCAAGTATATCGACTTTACCTTTTACCGTTCAGGTTCGGGTTCGGGCAGCAGCCATGCCAAAGTGCCGCAGCAGCAGGAAACGATTCGGTTACGCAATTTAAGAGGCGTTTTCACCCATTGTATTCTGCTTGATAAACAGATAAGCGATGTGGAGGTGGTTGCCTACCGTGATGTGTCATCATCGTTACCCTCTCCTTCACCGTCCCCGTCCCCGTCCCCGTCTCAGCAGGGGCAAGAAGCGGAAATGATGGTTCTCAAACTCAATAACACACCCATTACGTCGGGCGAGCCTGTCTTGGGACGGCGGAATGGGAATGAACAGCAAACACAAATGGCTATGAAGTGGAAAGTGATCGTGCCATTAACCAAGGTGGAGAATAAAATTGAGATCAATGTGGGAAAGACTGAAGACCAAGGTAGTATGATTTATTTAACTCGACAataatttttttttcaaaAAAAGTCTGGGAAATCTGGTACCTTGTTTACATAAGGTTAATTGTACGTCGTGTTAATATATATTTTGGGGTTGCGGGCCATAAGGGTTTGGAGTGGATGATTGGGTATGAATTACGTTACGCAAATCACACTTCAAGCTTCAAAAGAAACTCTTAAAGCGCTCGCCTAACAAACATGTTCAATCTTACCGCCATCGTCAGTAGGTTCTCCAAGATCCCTTGCCACTCGTCTGTTGAAAAGCTCCATCATCATGCCAAATAGCGAACGGCTTAAAGCGGCGTCCCATCGACCCTTGGAGGATTCGTCACGGATAAAAGCGTGTTGTGCCTGTACTTCGAGGAAAGTAAAAGTGACGTCGGCCGCATCTAGGGTGTCTCGAATCAGAGAACGGCCATCACGGTCAACGTGGGTATCCTATTTTGCGGGAAATTTAGTCAGCCGAGTGTCAAATGTAAAAAAGTGTGGATGGGCCAAAAGGCTCGAGACGGGTATTGTCCAACTTGCCTGTTTACCAAAGACCATGGCAACCTCCCCTTTACCTGTCAAATCGCCTTTTCTGATCTTTATAAGAGTATCGTCCGCTTTGCCTTTACCAAGCGTAGCCGAGTGCACACTATGAACAATTTTGAGTCTCAGTATTCATATTATTGCCACGATTATAGTCAGTTATTGATCTCACTCGGTTGCGAAATAGCAGAATGTAGCTTGGACTCGGGGATCGAAAGCGCACTAGTATGGTCACTTCAGTTATTTCGATACACAAGTTAACAAGAGGGGAAAGCAAAAACTTACGCGCAATGCCAGGTGTCCGCCGAGACACATCCCCGTCGAAGCGATCCTCCCTGTACAGTTGGGAAGAGAAACAAGGAGATCAATTGATAAAGTAGCATCTTCGTCATAAGCCTCAACCGTCTTCTCAACCTAACAAGAGAATGAGCGACTGTGCTTAGGGGTCTTGTCTTTGACTCAGGGCGCTGATTgtggaaaaaaaaacctACCTTGTAACAGTTTCCACGATCGGTGCCTTCAGAGTCGTAAGGAATGGGTTCGGGGCCTTCGAATTCATGGAATGAAGAGGGAAGGGCAACGATATACCCCTCACTCGCAATGTTGCTAGCAAATCTATGAAAGGATTAGAATGTCAGATAAAACCTCTCCCAGCGAGTAGCGAAAACTAACCTCTCGACAGGACCTGTCACCTGGTAGATCTCGGAGAAAACCACGCCTGTGTGAGGTATTGACTTTAGTCCATGCCCCTAATGGCTTTGAAGTGAACGACTTACATCCTGGGAATCTGGCTTTGGGGTATCCGGGCAAGCTAGGCTCTACCAGGTAGATACGGATGGTACCGCTTTTACCGTTAGCGGTGGTTGGTACGTCTCGGTAGGAAGTCTTGATCAACATGCTGAGATGTGAGGGGTATGTGGGCGGTTGCGACCAAGTGACTGTGGTTACTTGTAGGACTGTTGCTCAGATTATTTTAGTCTATGTACGCCGTTATCCGTCGTCCATCTGTCGCGTTCACTGGCTCGATGCGACGAGCTCGGTTTCGGCGATATGTCTCGCGTGGCACTTGCCAGCTGGCTTAGGAACAGATAAGATAACAATATGATGAGTAATCACCacttttttctctcttgATTAGGAATCTACCACATGTCGCAGTTGAGAATAATCTGTTGCAGATTATAATTATGCGTACTTGTTCTATCTCGTATCGCGGCTAAAATCCACCCGACCCCTATAACGTAGTAACGGAACACTACTGCTGCGTGATCTCCAATTGTCGCTCGCTCGATAGCAGTTGACtggtgatgatgagggACGAGCGTCGGCCTCTGACCTTCCCCCTACACTTCCCTGTCGGAGAAGGTTCACACGCCACTAGGATGGGATCTCTCTTGAGAAGATTCCCATTGCCCGTACAAGGAATGTTCTGCCTCGTGCATATGTGCAAGTGTCGAGTAAAGTGTGAGTACGTAAGATGATTGCAAAATTGTCTGCGAGTGCTCATCGATCAGGCGCCGTGCCTGGCACCGCATCCCCATTCGCCTCTGGCATCCTGCTCCATCGCCTCATTCCACAATCGATCCGGATATAAATaaatatatatatacatATAAACCTACTCCACCACGACTTATCTCGCCACATATATTATAGCACAATGCGCATCCCACCTGAGGCTCCTCAGCTGAAAGTGAACACCTTTGCACACCCTCCGCCTTGGGGTGCTTACATCACTTATCCTCCAGGCGCCGTAGTAGCCTACCATGCGACGATCTGGAGGTGCGAAAGCTCTCATACGAGTTGGGAAGAGCCTGCCGGAGCTGTGAGTTTGTATCCTTCCTAGTGTATTTCAACCGAAAAAAGAGGATATTTGGGGGATAAGAATGAAGACTGAGGTTTAAAATTGGGAAAATATGGGCGCCATTGTTACATTAAATCATTGTCGAGGATACGTTAAATTATTGCACAGAATCTGCGCTGACTCGAATCTCTATTTTATGTGTAGCCATCCTCTAATCTTGCCTTCTGGACCCCTATAGGTGTACTTGGACCGAATATTTCTACTTCTGCCCAGCAACTTTCGCCACCATCTTACACTCAGTCACTGAACACTCAAGCCGAAAAGGTCCCGCCTTATCCGACCTTTATCGAATCATCGTCTTCACATAATGTCGGCGACGAGAAACCTGGATTTGGTCCTGGACACTCTGGGGCCTTGGGTTACCTTTCGGACAAGGCTGGAGATGCCTTCAGGGGTGCCATTA is drawn from Cryptococcus gattii WM276 chromosome A, complete sequence and contains these coding sequences:
- a CDS encoding uncharacterized protein (Similar to TIGR gene model, INSD accession AAW41163.1); its protein translation is MPFLRPSNRPQSVQCFFCLSPSLLPPRPHAPSPPTSSNRKGKGRIAEPGTKWNWQCERCGCWNIRDNTGEMMSDFPAMHNSTFNSKSFALRAQPSSNHLPTASSSTSPFCRNCLTNQTLIMNMLANYLPDEDDPSYPTLYANYPDYLSSLHARYPPVCSNCQPAVEDALRRSDHRAQMEAWGSALTRGKKITKGDPEVAVPELGRRHWRTKCALWILTWLSGLSQQTMCWNWYMNGGEADMREFFPPLLIMTFTICNLAMLLWVLSDFWSYCLKNHVKNKAEKKRASKTSPMIVSLSTRLIAFFCLLYATRHSNEHARPIPLIIGWTLLTVETLLFFILFYYAQEPGPVVPIRLVRPVPVIASRQTDPVAENSSQLDGLHNLSFQMQQSQTTSPNPVFGQPSLQRPVEELEPEPMDWEPSPIVSETGVSRPPGWTSVDDEDDIALHPKKADWDSFAINKQRMFPRAAQEETGLENLLAGWGLDNGLEGAPRVQTVRNDVVLKKKYMGLGKAAQMVLFALFVIRLFSAAGFNILSSLAHLGVFSRSNMFLLSSELSLTIVRLLLIFTTQPISFLNLGLAIFDAVLRGMVLTSHEFVDVLLDQIGDERARCVEWVFWGFLDLVGLAV
- a CDS encoding Histone deacetylase, putative (Similar to TIGR gene model, INSD accession AAW41165.1); translated protein: MAASECPLGLYVQPACLQHRYIRHTNASHIFERPERLRAVLLGVAAAVARLEQRNTADDLASLLSSLSLVSPAQPTAHLHLVPAPPLPPTPGNILLHHPAVQLAHSPVPDAPFPYIGPPSTGPSGASFPSSSYLRDLVKWSNGAVDRIKQTGCEIPEGLGLNPGDLYLGPGSIIAIEGAIQTVCQAVDHVVRKPKPVSIKEEEPSTPPVEGPADGPLFTKAFCAIRPPGHHCGEDAPSGFCYVNNVVIGALHGYLQHDIDRAIIIDFDLHHGNGTQALVMPLNAASYADDIQVKAGKPPIIGQGGRRRRGWKGFYGSVHDIDGDLDLIRDASISLAAHGQYIENIHLKPYTSEADFYERIYPLYLALLDKAKVFMEETEANPERTIVFISAGFDACEWEHQGMQRHDRRVPVSFYSRYTRDIAAFADKYTEGKVVSVLEGGYSDRALTSAAMGHIVGMRGSLPEGCDEWWTERELINLEKATKKKRGGKLAPLPAEFATQPHLSRTHSLLAHFEGVTSTESVASTATNTPMGTRMTLRDRRRADEAGRASVESTPGSGGAKRGKGRAVAAVVGTPATSKLKTSSHPIPTDTSSVEPETNTVAPSHNYTPLTDKTLETTQSSLEKSVRREKEMGDWIEEAVKDITKMSLEEHASTPVPEHEFKSQSSPPLSQTPTTTTTTTALLPKIILRIPARPTIDNTAEQPHPIPPPSSQSDQQPPLDTEQPPLDIETQARTPSSEAVTYNSTATAAELLNHIAGGH
- a CDS encoding Chromatin remodeling-related protein, putative (Similar to TIGR gene model, INSD accession AAW41166.1) gives rise to the protein MPAIPRPHSPAQPLPAAEHASDSSAHAQAGSPADTAHPGPPADQKVKKKRLGVDPSLIIAEGGRSKRRRTPSPDPEQKEQVNLDPKDSARAKELGMVIYEKIMDSKTKEGESMSQPFVKLPSKRSFPDYYETIKHPMSLEMVKAKLDTQDYQTLKEVVADIGQIFNNAKRYNMRESLLFQWAKKLHTNPGKHGDESESDAEGEHHHALMAGTVHEPDAADGSTHGEEGSQWSKRKKGPYAIKEGPTVYKLIKPVLKSVKEAKSNDGRDISAIFMELPDRKDIPDYYRTIKNPISLEEIETKHAGRRYDSWEEFFDDMELMCNNAMEYNADGSQVFQDAQQIMKPSNIASLQAEGTQQATYSASPSYSRSPAVGHTPLPIATPSPMPGTIAHHPYPPHSHQQQLQPQFQQPQHISAPSPHSIQSQIYSPVPHQIPHTPTPTPPTTTTATATTTSTTTYLPALPPGVVTEEVVASLERYPLYEQQAWQASLPPHALSILRQMATNVEMRKRAVAAAAMAGQQGYLPSQGNVHMETSRPSLIHQAQVHAQAQAQAQAQAQAQAQAQMQGQAQAQAASRHHIPVDKPPPSPPVIKYIDFTFYRSGSGSGSSHAKVPQQQETIRLRNLRGVFTHCILLDKQISDVEVVAYRDVSSSLPSPSPSPSPSPSQQGQEAEMMVLKLNNTPITSGEPVLGRRNGNEQQTQMAMKWKVIVPLTKVENKIEINVGKTEDQGSMIYLTRQ
- a CDS encoding Carboxymethylenebutenolidase, putative (Similar to TIGR gene model, INSD accession AAW41167.1) produces the protein MLIKTSYRDVPTTANGKSGTIRIYLVEPSLPGYPKARFPGCVVFSEIYQVTGPVERFASNIASEGYIVALPSSFHEFEGPEPIPYDSEGTDRGNCYKVEKTVEAYDEDATLSIDLLVSLPNCTGRIASTGMCLGGHLALRCAFDPRVQATFCYFATDVHSATLGKGKADDTLIKIRKGDLTGKGEVAMVFGKQDTHVDRDGRSLIRDTLDAADVTFTFLEVQAQHAFIRDESSKGRWDAALSRSLFGMMMELFNRRVARDLGEPTDDGGKIEHVC